Proteins encoded in a region of the Triticum dicoccoides isolate Atlit2015 ecotype Zavitan chromosome 3A, WEW_v2.0, whole genome shotgun sequence genome:
- the LOC119272499 gene encoding protein NRT1/ PTR FAMILY 4.5-like: MKAFEYGKEMCSAERAAGDALDRGVASMSEVVRGHVRPEPTSLWSGTLYNDMSAGGWYRAGRTRGKEERFLMGQETFIRRFDLWCDPQKGTKNKKAENEEMSKEYKEDDKSAETNGKSETHEVVGGKQYEVIEGKVNWRGRPAVRGRHGGVGNSFFILVNFGLENLASLSLAVNLIMYFMLVMHINLADASNLLTDYMGTSYMIAVLITVFADTFVGRYQTVIISSLVELIGLLLMTLQAHSPKLLPEGCKWPEPTCQRVGGHSETRLYVGLYLVAIGSAGIKAALPAHCADQFEAKHPRERRQMSSFFNWLLLSLCIGGAVSVTVFVWIQNVKGWDKGFGAATGVMGLALIAFLAGMPRYRIFTAQGSSALLDILRVYVAAIRNRNLQLPENPDELYEISRSKASPEEEFVSHRDRPFRFLDRAAIVQAPAAEAPSPWRQCRVTHVEHAKTVLAMVPIFCSAIIMGTCLAQFQTFSIQQGSTMNTWVGDFQMQPATLPIIPLTMLIFAVPIYERLFVPFARGITGHPNGIPYLQRVGVGLVLSVVSMCIAAVVEMHRKKVAVRHGMLDAFPMLQPLPMSVFWLAPQYGVFGIADMFTYIGLLEFFYSQAPPALKSMSSAFLWASMSLGYYFSTIIVKAVNAATRKHTLSGGWLNGNNINRNHLDLFFWLLAVLSFINFLNYLYWASWYKYVKPQDEEDDAVAPVEQQV; encoded by the exons ATGAAGGCGTTTGAATATGGCAAGGAGATGTGTTCAGCTGAGCGTGCAGCGGGCGACGCCCTCGACCGGGGCGTCGCTTCAATGTCGGAggtagtgagaggtcacgtccgccctGAGCCGACTTCATTGTGGAGCGGCACGCTCTACAACGACATGAGCGCGGGCGGGTGGTATCGGGCAGGAAGAACACGCGGGAAGGAGGAGAGGTTTTTGATGGGCCAGGAAA CGTTCATCCGGAGGTTTGACCTCTGGTGCGATCCGCAGAAGGGAACCAAAAACAAGAAGGCG GAAAACGAGGAGATGAGCAAG GAATACAAGGAGGATGACAAATCAGCTGAAACCAATGGCAAG tcGGAAACACATGAAGTCGTTGGAGGAAAACAGTACGAAGTCATTGAAGGGAAGGTTAATTGGAGGGGAAGGCCTGCCGTGCGAGGGCGCCATGGTGGTGTTGGCAATTCTTTCTTCATTCTTG TGAACTTTGGGCTGGAGAACCTGGCGTCTCTGTCTCTAGCCGTGAACCTTATCATGTACTTCATGTTGGTCATGCACATCAACCTGGCCGACGCCTCCAACCTGCTGACCGACTACATGGGCACGAGCTACATGATCGCGGTGCTCATCACCGTCTTCGCCGACACCTTTGTGGGCCGGTACCAGACCGTGATCATATCCTCCCTGGTGGAGCTCATC GGGCTCCTGCTGATGACGCTGCAAGCTCACTCCCCGAAGCTGCTGCCGGAGGGGTGCAAATGGCCGGAGCCGACGTGCCAGAGGGTGGGCGGCCACAGCGAGACGCGGCTCTACGTCGGGCTGTACCTGGTGGCGATCGGGTCGGCGGGCATCAAGGCGGCGCTGCCGGCGCACTGCGCGGACCAGTTCGAGGCGAAGCACCCCAGGGAGCGGCGCCAGATGTCCAGCTTCTTCAACTGGCTGCTGCTCAGCTTGTGCATCGGCGGAGCCGTCAGCGTCACGGTGTTCGTGTGGATCCAGAACGTCAAGGGCTGGGACAAGGGGTTCGGCGCCGCCACCGGCGTCATGGGCCTCGCCCTCATCGCCTTCCTCGCCGGCATGCCCCGCTACCGCATCTTCACGGCGCAGGGCAGCAGCGCGCTTCTCGACATCCTCCGG GTGTACGTTGCTGCGATCAGGAACCGGAATCTGCAGCTCCCTGAGAACCCCGACGAGCTGTACGAGATCAGCAGAAGCAAAGCTTCTCCCGAGGAGGAGTTCGTGTCCCACAGGGACAGGCCATTCAGGTTCCTGGACAGGGCGGCCATCGTGCaggcgccggcggcggaggcgcCGAGCCCGTGGCGGCAGTGCCGGGTGACGCACGTGGAGCACGCCAAGACGGTGCTGGccatggtgcccatcttctgcagcGCCATCATCATGGGCACCTGCCTGGCCCAGTTCCAGACCTTCTCCATCCAGCAGGGCTCCACCATGAACACGTGGGTCGGGGACTTCCAGATGCAGCCGGCGACGCTGCCCATCATCCCGCTGACCATGCTCATCTTCGCCGTGCCCATCTACGAGCGCCTCTTCGTGCCCTTCGCCCGCGGCATCACGGGCCACCCCAACGGCATCCCCTACCTGCAGCGCGTCGGCGTCGGCCTCGTGCTCTCCGTCGTCTCCATGTGCATCGCCGCCGTCGTGGAGATGCACCGCAAGAAGGTGGCCGTCCGGCACGGCATGCTGGACGCGTTCCCGATGCTGCAGCCGCTGCCCATGTCCGTCTTCTGGCTGGCCCCGCAGTACGGCGTGTTCGGCATCGCCGACATGTTCACCTACATCGGCCTGCTCGAGTTCTTCTACTCGCAGGCGCCGCCCGCGCTCAAGTCCATGTCGTCGGCCTTCCTCTGGGCGTCCATGTCGCTGGGGTACTACTTCAGCACCATCATCGTCAAGGCCGTGAACGCGGCCACCAGGAAGCACACGCTGAGCGGCGGCTGGCTCAACGGCAACAACATCAACCGGAACCACCTCGACCTCTTCTTCTGGCTGCTCGCCGTGCTCAGCTTCATCAACTTCCTCAACTATCTCTACTGGGCCAGCTGGTACAAGTACGTCAAGCCCCAGGACGAGGAGGACGATGCGGTCGCACCGGTGGAGCAGCAAGTGTGA
- the LOC119271853 gene encoding oil body-associated protein 2A-like, with product MASSDEKPVPTPASTGGDGGPPGRPTTTSTMLLDKGAAALQSLRPVKQMKQHVCTFALYAHDPHRQVETHHYVSRLNQDVLQCPVYDSDDKHARLIGVEYIVSREIFESLPAEEQRLWHSHAHEVKAGLWANPWVPSVLGKPELDHMAGTFGKFWCTWQVDRGDRLPLGAPALMVSPQGERDGAVRPDLVRRRDQRYSFSTEELRAARADVEVPAEPRPGQADYWVRHHKGFAVDVVPHEMKRHAPFP from the coding sequence ATGGCGTCCAGCGACGAGAAGCCTGTTCCGACGCCGGCCTCGACGGGAGGCGACGGCGGGCCGCCGGGGAGGCCGACGACGACGTCGACGATGCTGCTGGACAAGGGCGCGGCGGCGCTGCAGTCGCTGCGCCCGGTGAAGCAGATGAAGCAGCACGTGTGCACGTTCGCCCTGTACGCGCACGACCCGCACCGGCAGGTGGAGACCCACCACTACGTCTCCCGCCTCAACCAGGACGTCCTCCAGTGCCCCGTCTACGACTCCGACGACAAGCACGCCCGCCTCATCGGCGTGGAGTACATCGTGTCGAGGGAGATCTTCGAGTCGCTGCCGGCGGAGGAGCAGAGGCTGTGGCACTCGCACGCGCACGAGGTCAAGGCGGGGCTGTGGGCCAACCCGTGGGTGCCCAGCGTGCTGGGCAAGCCGGAGCTGGACCACATGGCCGGCACGTTCGGCAAGTTCTGGTGCACCTGGCAGGTGGACCGCGGCGACCGCCTGCCGCTCGGCGCGCCCGCGCTCATGGTGTCGCCGCAGGGGGAGCGCGACGGCGCCGTGCGCCCGGACCTGGTGCGGAGGCGCGACCAGAGGTACAGCTTCTCCACGGAGGAGCTCAGGGCCGCCAGGGCCGACGTGGAGGTGCCGGCCGAGCCGCGCCCCGGCCAGGCCGACTACTGGGTCCGCCACCACAAGGGCTTCGCCGTCGACGTCGTGCCGCACGAGATGAAGCGCCACGCGCCGTTTCCGTGA